From a region of the Carassius auratus strain Wakin unplaced genomic scaffold, ASM336829v1 scaf_tig00008402, whole genome shotgun sequence genome:
- the LOC113071898 gene encoding lambda-crystallin-like isoform X1: protein MSLLKGKIITVVGSGLIGRSWAMVFLSGGYMVKIYDNKPGLASGAITEIRKQIEELQQAKMLRGNLTAAEQLSLLSSHDDLQQALEGAFFVQECVFEDLEAKQTVFHEVEDLVTESVILSSSTSCLMPSNVFSRVQNRTRCIISHPVNPPYYVRLVELVPHPETLPAVMDAAYSLMTDVGQAPVRLRKEIDGFALNRVQYAIIAESWRLVQDGVISVKDIDLVMSEGLGMRYAFIGPIETMHLNAPEGMEDYLQRYSEGMKRVLNTFGPVPDFSGEPAARIIKEIGELIPAEQEHLTARRERRDQLLMGLAKLKE, encoded by the exons ATGAGTTTATTAAAAGGGAAGATCATTACTGTTGTCGGGAG TGGGCTGATTGGCCGCTCCTGGGCCATGGTGTTTTTGAGTGGAGGATACATGGTCAAAATCTATGACAACAAACCAGGACTAGCATCAGGGGCCATCACAGAGATCAG GAAACAGATTGAGGAGCTTCAGCAAGCCAAAATGCTGAGAGGAAATCTCACGGCTGCAGAGCAGTTGAGTCTACTCAGCAGTCATGATGACCTCCAGCAGGCCCTGGAAGGGGCTTTCTTTGTCCAG gagtgtgtgtttgaggacCTGGAAGCAAAGCAGACTGTCTTCCATGAGGTGGAGGATCTTGTCACAGAAAGCGTGATTCTCAGCAGCTCCACTTCCTGCCTGATGCCAAGCAACGTGTTCTCTCGTGTCCAGAACCGAACTCGCTGCATCATTTCTCATCCG GTAAACCCGCCCTACTATGTGCGTCTGGTGGAGCTGGTGCCACACCCTGAAACACTGCCTGCTGTAATGGATGCTGCTTACTCACTGATGACGGATGTCGGGCAAGCACCTGTGCGACTCAGGAAGGAGATCGATGGTTTCGCATTGAACCGTGTTCAGTATGCCATCATAGCCGAGTCATGGAGGCTGGTTCAG GACGGAGTGATCTCAGTGAAGGACATTGATCTGGTGATGTCTGAGGGCTTGGGCATGCGCTACGCTTTTATAGGTCCCATTGAAACCATGCATCTCAACGCACCAGAAG GTATGGAAGATTATCTCCAGCGCTACAGCGAAGGAATGAAGAGGGTTCTTAACACTTTTGGACCTGTTCCAGACTTTTCCGGAGAGCCAGCAGCTAGAATTATAAAA GAGATCGGTGAGCTGATCCCTGCTGAACAGGAGCACCTTACAGccagaagagagagaagagatcAGCTGCTGATGGGACTTGCTAAACTGAAGGAATGA
- the LOC113071900 gene encoding gap junction alpha-3 protein-like: MGDWSFLGRLLENAQEHSTVIGKVWLTVLFIFRILVLGAAAEEVWGDEQSDFTCNTQQPGCENVCYDEAFPISHIRFWVLQIIFVSTPTLIYLGHVLHIVRMEEKRKEREEELRKASRLQDEKELLYRNGGGGESGGRGGGGGGKKEKPPIRDEHGKIRIRGALLRTYVFNIIFKTLFEVGFILGQYFLYGFKLRPLYKCARWPCPNTVDCFISRPTEKTIFIIFMLVVACVSLLLNLLEIYHLGWKKVKQGMTNEFAPDRESLPDADEAEAESFRTAPATLSYPPDYTEVAVGGGAFLQPVSAPSTAEFKMDPLREELEESSPFYISNNNHRLAAEQNWANLATEQQTREMNAASPSPSSSSSRSSNNGRQAKEACRQAGAPTSPGGGSSTGPEEGHVTTTVEMHEPPVIFTDARRLSRASKASSARARPNDLAV; this comes from the coding sequence ATGGGTGACTGGAGCTTTCTTGGACGGCTCTTGGAGAATGCACAGGAACACTCGACCGTGATCGGCAAAGTCTGGCTGACAGTACTCTTCATTTTTAGGATTCTGGTGTTGGGAGCTGCGGCTGAGGAGGTCTGGGGTGACGAGCAGTCGGACTTCACTTGCAACACGCAGCAACCCGGTTGCGAGAACGTCTGCTACGACGAGGCCTTCCCCATTTCCCACATCCGCTTCTGGGTGCTCCAAATCATCTTCGTGTCCACGCCGACGCTCATCTACCTGGGCCATGTCCTGCACATCGTTCGAATGGAAGAGAAGCGCAAAGAGCGTGAGGAGGAGCTGCGAAAGGCCAGTCGGCTCCAGGATGAGAAAGAACTCCTGTATAGAAATGGAGGGGGAGGGGAGTCTGGTGGACGGGGTGGGGGCGGCGGCGGCAAAAAGGAGAAGCCGCCAATCAGAGACGAGCATGGCAAAATTCGTATTAGAGGTGCCTTGTTGCGCACCTACGTGTTCAACATCATTTTCAAGACCCTGTTTGAAGTGGGGTTCATTTTAGGTCAGTATTTCCTCTATGGTTTCAAGTTGCGGCCCCTGTATAAGTGTGCGCGGTGGCCCTGTCCCAACACGGTGGACTGCTTCATTTCCCGGCCCACGGAAAAGACCATCTTCATCATATTTATGCTTGTGGTGGCTTGCGTGTCCCTTTTGCTGAATTTGTTAGAAATCTATCACCTCGGATGGAAGAAGGTCAAACAGGGCATGACCAACGAGTTTGCCCCCGACCGCGAGTCGCTGCCAGACGCAGACGAAGCGGAGGCCGAGTCATTTAGAACTGCGCCTGCCACCCTCAGCTACCCGCCAGACTACACGGAGGTGGCAGTGGGTGGCGGGGCGTTCCTCCAGCCTGTGTCGGCGCCCTCGACGGCCGAGTTCAAGATGGACCCTCTACGTGAGGAGCTGGAGGAGTCCTCGCCGTTCTACATAAGCAACAACAACCACAGGCTGGCTGCCGAGCAGAACTGGGCCAACCTGGCCACTGAGCAGCAGACTCGGGAGATGAACGCCGCCTCTCCCTccccttcctcctcctcatctcgCTCCTCCAATAATGGGCGGCAAGCCAAAGAAGCCTGTCGGCAGGCTGGCGCCCCCACCTCCCCTGGCGGTGGTTCGAGCACCGGGCCAGAGGAGGGGCACGTCACCACCACGGTGGAGATGCACGAGCCGCCCGTCATTTTCACTGATGCTCGACGACTGAGCAGGGCTAGCAAAGCTAGTAGCGCGAGAGCGAGGCCCAATGATTTGGCAGTGTAG
- the LOC113071899 gene encoding gap junction beta-2 protein-like, with product MSWGALYAQLGGVNKHSTSLGKIWLSVLFIFRISILVIAAETVWGDEQSDFTCNTQQPGCKNVCYDHFFPVSHIRLWCLQLIFVSTPALMVAMHVAYRKHNVKKRLLANRGGGAKGEDLESLKNRRLPITGPLWWTYTSSLFFRLLFEAGFMYALYYVYDGFQMARLVKCEQWPCPNKVDCFISRPTEKTVFTIFMVGSSSICIVLNVAELAYLIVKALLRCSARAKGRHAFVHQDKMSTEKANLQNEKNARLLSSASDSLSDKTV from the coding sequence ATGAGTTGGGGAGCACTTTATGCCCAGCTGGGAGGAGTAAATAAACACTCCACTAGCCTGGGAAAGATCTGGCTGTCTGTCCTCTTCATCTTTCGCATTAGCATCCTTGTAATAGCCGCCGAAACAGTCTGGGGGGATGAGCAGTCCGACTTCACCTGTAACACACAGCAGCCCGGCTGCAAAAACGTCTGCTACGACCACTTCTTTCCAGTCTCACACATCCGTCTCTGGTGCCTGCAGCTCATCTTTGTGTCTACACCGGCTTTGATGGTGGCTATGCATGTGGCATATCGCAAACATAATGTAAAGAAAAGACTTTTGGCCAACCGAGGTGGCGGTGCCAAAGGGGAAGACCTGGAGAGTCTGAAGAATAGGCGTCTACCCATCACTGGGCCGCTGTGGTGGACCTACACCTCCAGCCTGTTCTTCAGGCTCCTTTTCGAGGCCGGATTCATGTACGCTCTGTATTATGTCTATGATGGGTTTCAGATGGCCCGTCTTGTGAAGTGTGAGCAGTGGCCCTGTCCCAATAAAGTTGACTGCTTTATCTCACGACCAACAGAGAAGACAGTCTTCACCATCTTCATGGTGGGATCTTCTTCAATCTGCATTGTGCTCAATGTGGCTGAACTGGCCTACCTGATTGTCAAAGCATTGCTGAGGTGCTCAGCCAGAGCCAAAGGAAGGCACGCTTTTGTTCACCAAGATAAAATGTCCACAGAAAAAGCAAACTTGCAGAATGAAAAGAACGCAAGGTTGCTGTCATCTGCTTCGGACTCCTTGAGCGATAAGACTGTTTAA
- the LOC113071898 gene encoding lambda-crystallin-like isoform X2, which produces MVFLSGGYMVKIYDNKPGLASGAITEIRKQIEELQQAKMLRGNLTAAEQLSLLSSHDDLQQALEGAFFVQECVFEDLEAKQTVFHEVEDLVTESVILSSSTSCLMPSNVFSRVQNRTRCIISHPVNPPYYVRLVELVPHPETLPAVMDAAYSLMTDVGQAPVRLRKEIDGFALNRVQYAIIAESWRLVQDGVISVKDIDLVMSEGLGMRYAFIGPIETMHLNAPEGMEDYLQRYSEGMKRVLNTFGPVPDFSGEPAARIIKEIGELIPAEQEHLTARRERRDQLLMGLAKLKE; this is translated from the exons ATGGTGTTTTTGAGTGGAGGATACATGGTCAAAATCTATGACAACAAACCAGGACTAGCATCAGGGGCCATCACAGAGATCAG GAAACAGATTGAGGAGCTTCAGCAAGCCAAAATGCTGAGAGGAAATCTCACGGCTGCAGAGCAGTTGAGTCTACTCAGCAGTCATGATGACCTCCAGCAGGCCCTGGAAGGGGCTTTCTTTGTCCAG gagtgtgtgtttgaggacCTGGAAGCAAAGCAGACTGTCTTCCATGAGGTGGAGGATCTTGTCACAGAAAGCGTGATTCTCAGCAGCTCCACTTCCTGCCTGATGCCAAGCAACGTGTTCTCTCGTGTCCAGAACCGAACTCGCTGCATCATTTCTCATCCG GTAAACCCGCCCTACTATGTGCGTCTGGTGGAGCTGGTGCCACACCCTGAAACACTGCCTGCTGTAATGGATGCTGCTTACTCACTGATGACGGATGTCGGGCAAGCACCTGTGCGACTCAGGAAGGAGATCGATGGTTTCGCATTGAACCGTGTTCAGTATGCCATCATAGCCGAGTCATGGAGGCTGGTTCAG GACGGAGTGATCTCAGTGAAGGACATTGATCTGGTGATGTCTGAGGGCTTGGGCATGCGCTACGCTTTTATAGGTCCCATTGAAACCATGCATCTCAACGCACCAGAAG GTATGGAAGATTATCTCCAGCGCTACAGCGAAGGAATGAAGAGGGTTCTTAACACTTTTGGACCTGTTCCAGACTTTTCCGGAGAGCCAGCAGCTAGAATTATAAAA GAGATCGGTGAGCTGATCCCTGCTGAACAGGAGCACCTTACAGccagaagagagagaagagatcAGCTGCTGATGGGACTTGCTAAACTGAAGGAATGA